In a single window of the Callithrix jacchus isolate 240 chromosome 1, calJac240_pri, whole genome shotgun sequence genome:
- the STOML2 gene encoding stomatin-like protein 2, mitochondrial isoform X1, with the protein MLARAARGTGALLLRGSLQASGRAPRRASSGLPRNTVVLFVPQQEAWVVERMGRFHRILEPGLNILIPVLDRIRYVQSLKEIVINVPEQSAVTLDNVTLQIDGVLYLRIMDPYKASYGVEDPEYAVTQLAQTTMRSELGKLSLDKVFRERESLNASIVDAINQAADCWGIRCLRYEIKDIHVPPRVKESMQMQVEAERRKRATVLESEGTRESAINVAEGKKQAQILASEAEKAEQINQAAGEASAVLAKAKAKAEAIRILAAALTQHNGDAAASLTVAEQYVSAFSKLAKDSNTILLPSNPGDVTSMVAQAMGVYGALTKAPAPGDPHSVSSGSSRDVQSTDASLDEELDRVKLS; encoded by the exons ATGCTGGCGCGCGCGGCGCGGGGCACTGGGGCCCTTTTGCTGAGG GGCTCTCTACAGGCTTCCGGCCGCGCTCCGCGCCGCGCCTCCTCTGGATTGCCCCGAAACACCGTGGTACTGTTTGTGCCACAGCAGGAGGCCTGGGTGGTGGAGCGAATGGGCCGATTCCATCGGATCCTGGAGCCT GGTTTGAACATCCTCATCCCTGTGTTAGACCGGATCCGATATGTGCAGAGTCTCAAGGAAATTGTCATCAACGTGCCTGAGCAGTCGGCTGTGACTCTCG ACAATGTAACTCTGCAAATCGATGGAGTCCTTTACCTGCGCATCATGGACCCTTACAAG GCAAGCTATGGTGTGGAGGACCCCGAGTATGCTGTCACCCAGCTAGCTCAGACAACCATGAGATCAGAGCTCGGCAAACTCTCTCTGGACAAAGTCTTCCGG gaACGGGAGTCCCTGAATGCGAGCATTGTGGATGCCATCAACCAGGCTGCTGACTGCTGGGGTATCCGCTGCCTTCGTTATGAGATCAAGGATATCCATGTGCCACCCCGGGTGAAAGAGTCTATGCAGATGCAG GTGGAGGCAGAACGGCGGAAACGGGCCACAGTTCTAGAGTCTGAGGGGACCCGAGAGTCGGCCATCAACGTGGCAGAGGGGAAGAAACAGGCCCAGATCCTGGCCTCTGAAGCAGAAAAGGCTGAACAGATAAATCAAGCAGCAG GAGAAGCCAGTGCAGTTCTGGCCAAGGCGAAGGCTAAAGCTGAAGCTATTCGAATCTTGGCTGCAGCTCTGACACAACAT AATGGAGATGCAGCAGCTTCACTGACTGTGGCGGAGCAGTATGTCAGCGCATTCTCCAAACTGGCCAAGGACTCCAACACTATCCTACTGCCCTCCAACCCTGGCGATGTcacaagcatggtggctcag GCCATGGGTGTATATGGAGCCCTCACCAAAGCCCCAGCACCAGGGGATCCACACTCGGTCTCCAGTGGGAGTAGCAGAGATGTCCAGAGTACAGATGCAAGTCTTGATGAGGAACTTGATCGAGTCAAATTGAGTTAG
- the STOML2 gene encoding stomatin-like protein 2, mitochondrial isoform X2 yields the protein MDPYKASYGVEDPEYAVTQLAQTTMRSELGKLSLDKVFRERESLNASIVDAINQAADCWGIRCLRYEIKDIHVPPRVKESMQMQVEAERRKRATVLESEGTRESAINVAEGKKQAQILASEAEKAEQINQAAGEASAVLAKAKAKAEAIRILAAALTQHNGDAAASLTVAEQYVSAFSKLAKDSNTILLPSNPGDVTSMVAQAMGVYGALTKAPAPGDPHSVSSGSSRDVQSTDASLDEELDRVKLS from the exons ATGGACCCTTACAAG GCAAGCTATGGTGTGGAGGACCCCGAGTATGCTGTCACCCAGCTAGCTCAGACAACCATGAGATCAGAGCTCGGCAAACTCTCTCTGGACAAAGTCTTCCGG gaACGGGAGTCCCTGAATGCGAGCATTGTGGATGCCATCAACCAGGCTGCTGACTGCTGGGGTATCCGCTGCCTTCGTTATGAGATCAAGGATATCCATGTGCCACCCCGGGTGAAAGAGTCTATGCAGATGCAG GTGGAGGCAGAACGGCGGAAACGGGCCACAGTTCTAGAGTCTGAGGGGACCCGAGAGTCGGCCATCAACGTGGCAGAGGGGAAGAAACAGGCCCAGATCCTGGCCTCTGAAGCAGAAAAGGCTGAACAGATAAATCAAGCAGCAG GAGAAGCCAGTGCAGTTCTGGCCAAGGCGAAGGCTAAAGCTGAAGCTATTCGAATCTTGGCTGCAGCTCTGACACAACAT AATGGAGATGCAGCAGCTTCACTGACTGTGGCGGAGCAGTATGTCAGCGCATTCTCCAAACTGGCCAAGGACTCCAACACTATCCTACTGCCCTCCAACCCTGGCGATGTcacaagcatggtggctcag GCCATGGGTGTATATGGAGCCCTCACCAAAGCCCCAGCACCAGGGGATCCACACTCGGTCTCCAGTGGGAGTAGCAGAGATGTCCAGAGTACAGATGCAAGTCTTGATGAGGAACTTGATCGAGTCAAATTGAGTTAG